The proteins below come from a single Tribolium castaneum strain GA2 chromosome 9, icTriCast1.1, whole genome shotgun sequence genomic window:
- the POSH gene encoding E3 ubiquitin-protein ligase SH3RF1 isoform X6: protein MDEGTLNDLLECSVCLDRLDTSSKVLPCQHTFCRKCLQEIVHKHKELRCPECRILVNSKVDDLPPNVLLMRILEGMKNNAVPKKQQRAPKSIQAPAVHHTPVHQQQKINNNKTSPQLVPHQPYAKALYDYEPKEVGDLSFKRGDVILLRKRIDAHWYQGECGGKQGLFPLSYVQIITPLPSHIPQCKALYDFQTDKHEEEGCLTFKEGDIINVIRRVDENWAEGKLDGRIGIFPLTFVELNSLARSLMKLSTNAQPGPSRVAPPTPTTEDSTPLIPTDHSRTIVPQQTQNQQLFVQQTPVHQGLATSDSSSTVSSGSSSTTTPNVSSSNTSSNSSTAPSSPASPPPRTQPPLARTLVQKPDLLLNSPACSAPQRSPNTAPSHQHNKEKRHSFTSLTPATYNKNTHRHSAEIVAAETASPSSHSHKKPEDEIKLPAPYVALYPYKPQKADELELRKGGIYMVTERCQDGWYKGTSNRTQKCGVFPGNYVAHMSKASLSSSDAKVASRKSGRKLKLQSGHPSPSKVEFSGRGKSHQNRGANGP, encoded by the exons ATGGACGAGGGAACACTCAACGACCTCCTGGAATGCTCCGTGTGCCTGGACCGCCTGGACACCTCCAGCAAGGTGCTGCCCTGCCAGCACACCTTCTGCCGGAAGTGCCTCCAGGAGATCGTCCACAAGCACAAAGAGCTGCGCTGCCCCGAGTGCCGCATCCTCGTCAATTCGAAGGTGGACGACTTGCCCCCGAACGTGCTCCTGATGCGGATCCTCGAGGGAATGAAGAACAATGCCGTTCCGAAGAAGCAACAAAGGGCTCCGAAGAGCATTCAAGCACCTGCTGTGCATCACACGCCGGTGCACCAGCAGCAGAAGATCAACAATAACAAGACCAGTCCGCAGCTGGTGCCCCATCAGCCCTACGCCAAGGCTCTCTACGATTACGAACCAAAGGAAGTGGG CGATTTGAGTTTTAAACGTGGCGATGTAATACTTCTTCGAAAACGAATCGATGCTCACTGGTATCAAGGAGAATGTGGCGGAAAACAAGGTCTATTTCCCCTAAGTTACGTCCAG ATCATAACTCCTTTACCTAGTCACATTCCTCAATGTAAAGCCCTCTACGATTTCCAAACCGACAAACACGAGGAAGAAGGATGTCTCACATTCAAAGAAGGCGACATAATCAATGTTATAAGAAGAGTAGACGAAAACTGGGCCGAAGGAAAACTTGACGGACGTATCGGAATTTTTCCTCTCACTTTCGTGGAATTGAATAGTTTAGCACGTTCGCTCATGAAGTTATCAACAAA CGCACAACCTGGACCTTCAAGGGTCGCTCCTCCGACGCCTACAACCGAAGACAGCACTCCGCTGATACCAACGGATCATTCGAGGACAATAGTGCCACAACAAACGCAAAATCAACAACTTTTCGTCCAACAAACACCAGTCCACCAGGGTCTAGCAACGTCCGATTCGAGCTCCACCGTCAGCTCTGGCAGCTCCTCGACCACTACACCGAATGTGTCTTCCAGCAACACCTCTTCGAATTCGAGCACGGCACCGTCTTCGCCGGCCTCTCCGCCGCCTAGGACGCAGCCACCACTCGCCCGGACCCTAGTCCA GAAACCCGACCTTTTGCTAAACTCCCCGGCTTGTAGTGCGCCCCAGCGGTCCCCGAACACCGCTCCAAGCCACCAACACAACAAGGAGAAACGCCACAGTTTCACAAGCTTGACCCCCGCCACATACAACAAAAATACTCATCGGCATTCTGCCGAAATTGTGGCTGCGGAAACAGCGTCGCCGAGTAGCCACAGCCACAAAAAGCCCGAGGACGAGATCAAACTCCCAGCTCCGTACGTGGCCTTGTACCCCTACAAGCCCCAAAAGGCCGACGAGCTGGAGCTGCGCAAGGGCGGCATCTACATGGTGACCGAACGGTGCCAGGATGGCTGGTACAAGGGCACCTCGAACCGTACGCAAAAATGCGGCGTTTTTCCCGGGAATTACGTGGCGCACATGTCGAAGGCGTCGCTGAGTTCGTCCGATGCGAAAGTTGCC AGCAGAAAATCCGGCCGGAAGCTCAAGCTCCAGTCCGGACATCCATCACCATCGAAAGTCGAATTCTCTGGACGCGGGAAATCGCACCAAAACAGGGGTGCAAACGGTCCATGA